The DNA window AATCAATCCGCTGCAACGTAAGATGGCGTAGGTGATACCAGAGTCTATTACGGACTGTTCCGCCTCCAGCATGATTTGCGCGTTCTCAGAAAAATCAGCATGACGTCTTGCCAGCGATAAGGAAGCTGATTCCTCTCTCATTTCAGATGGCAGGTTAGGGTAGACTGTTGTGGAACTGATCATCACTAACTTTTCGATATTATGCTGCTTTGCGATGTTGACCAAAGTTGCCCACTGTTGCGCATACTCTTCACCTCCTCCTTTACGGAAGCCCGGAGGAAAAGCACCGACAATACGTTCTATTTTGTAGCGCTGGATTAACTCAGGCAGTTTTATCTCTGCGTTTGCCTGGCCTAGATCGAGCAATTCAGCCTCAGCTAATTCAGGTGGTAATTCATCCAGCTTTTCCTGGCTTCGGCGAGTAACAACAACATTATTCCCTTCATTAACTAAAGACTGGGCTAGTGGAGTACCCAGCCATCCTGCACCAACGATCAATATGTTTGCCATTTAGTCTCTTCCTAAATTAGTTTCGGGTGCTCAAACAAGAGTATTAGCGTCACATGAGCTAATAGATATCTTATTAGTCCTGCGTATCAGATGCACGGCTTAGGGAACTGATTGGGAAAGCCAAGTTACAGATGTTTGAAGTCATTTGGGTATATTAGATTAAGTGTAAACCTAATAAGGAGAGATGGGAATGCCACCAAGACAGGTGGCATTTTAGAGTCAGTCAATCAATTGGTGGCAAGAACGCGTAAGATTTTATCTGCATGTTCAGCGACTTCGATACCCTCATCCGTCAGATAGCCGCCATCAGGTTGCGTGCAGAGCTTCTTCGCATAGAGGCGAGCGACAGCAGCTTGTGCTTCTTCTGAGGCATCTTTGTGAACTTTAATGCCAGTAGCTGCACTGCTTAAATCGAATTGAAGAAGTAGATTCAGTTCGGCCATGTGTTCAGCTGAATATTTCATAAATAATTCCTTTGCGCTTTTTTATCCAAGCTAGACTTAAAAGGCAAGATGAGCAACACAAAACCATAAGAAGTGTTAACTGTATAGCTATCAGGCTGATAGGACGCGGGATTTTCATTCGAAAGATAATATCTTTGTTAAATATCAATGACAGATTAAATTCGCTGCTATTTTTGAAACTGAGCAAGAGGGTTGGTCGTCTCGATAAGATTATTTTTAGTGAACGTTTTGAAAATTCCTTGAAAAAGTAAGGTGATAGGTGGATTATCCCCATCTTCTTAAATGTAACTAAATATTACGCGATTATGAATTTCAACCAGTTCGACTCATTATTACCCCC is part of the Vibrio sp. B1FLJ16 genome and encodes:
- a CDS encoding NAD(P)H-binding protein, whose protein sequence is MANILIVGAGWLGTPLAQSLVNEGNNVVVTRRSQEKLDELPPELAEAELLDLGQANAEIKLPELIQRYKIERIVGAFPPGFRKGGGEEYAQQWATLVNIAKQHNIEKLVMISSTTVYPNLPSEMREESASLSLARRHADFSENAQIMLEAEQSVIDSGITYAILRCSGLIGPDRNPARFAARLKQISRKAPANMLHQNDAVAAVRFSLDNLDNQTVNVTTPKTVSKAEFYQAAIMKSGSDIALPPITDDADKRIVADKLLALGYKFQFNSTLDAL
- a CDS encoding TIGR02647 family protein: MKYSAEHMAELNLLLQFDLSSAATGIKVHKDASEEAQAAVARLYAKKLCTQPDGGYLTDEGIEVAEHADKILRVLATN